A genomic segment from Klebsiella africana encodes:
- the cedA gene encoding cell division activator CedA: protein MKPLRQQNRPVISYVPRVEPAPPEHAVKMDHFRDVWILRGKYVAFLLMGEHFRRSPAFSVPESAQRWANQVRQEGEIEA, encoded by the coding sequence ATGAAACCATTGCGCCAACAAAATCGCCCTGTCATTAGCTACGTGCCGCGCGTGGAGCCTGCGCCTCCGGAACATGCCGTGAAAATGGACCATTTTCGCGATGTCTGGATTTTGCGCGGGAAGTATGTCGCTTTTCTGCTGATGGGGGAGCATTTCCGTCGTTCACCGGCGTTCAGCGTGCCGGAATCGGCGCAGCGCTGGGCTAACCAGGTGCGTCAGGAAGGTGAGATAGAAGCCTGA
- the katE gene encoding catalase HPII yields MSDKHPNPHHQQAPVHDSEEAQPGLDSLAPDDREWRPTPKPTAPGAEPTAPGSLKAPETHSSKLDALEPQRKGGEDVPLTTNQGVRIADDQNSLRAGTRGPTLLEDFILREKITHFDHERIPERIVHARGSAAHGYFQPYKSLAALTKADFLSAADKITPVFVRFSTVQGGAGSADTVRDIRGFATKFYTDEGVFDLVGNNTPVFFIQDALKFPDFVHAVKPEPHWAIPQGQSAHDTFWDYVSLQPETLHNVMWAMSDRGIPRSYRTMEGFGIHTFRLINAEGKATFVRFHWKPVAGKASLVWDEAQKLTGRDPDFHRRDLWEAIEAGDYPEFELGLQLIPEENEFDFDFDLLDPTKLIPEALVPVQRVGRMVLNRNPDNFFAENEQAAFHPGHIVPGIDFSNDPLLQGRLFSYTDTQISRLGGPNFHEIPINRPTCPYHNFQRDGMHRMDIDTNPANYEPNSINDNWPRETPPAAKRGGFESLAERVDGEKIRQRSPSFGEYYAQPRLFWLSQTPIEQQHIIDGFSFELSKVVRTWIRERVVDHLAHIDTRLAEAVGANLGIELSDDQRNLTLPAPVNGVEKDPSLSLYADAEGDVKGRVVAVLLNERTSAQDLVQLLQALQAQGVHSKLLYSRMGEVIADDGSPLPIAGTFAGSPSLTVDAVVVPGGDLSALSQSGDARYYLLEAYKHLKPILLAGDARQLTSVLQVPPQGEEGVIVTDALDTPAADKLLALMTAHRVWSRSPKIAAIPA; encoded by the coding sequence ATGTCTGATAAGCACCCGAACCCTCACCACCAACAGGCACCGGTCCATGACAGCGAGGAAGCGCAGCCGGGTCTCGACTCGCTGGCGCCGGACGATCGGGAGTGGCGCCCGACGCCGAAACCCACCGCCCCAGGCGCCGAACCGACAGCCCCCGGCAGCCTGAAAGCGCCGGAAACCCACAGCAGCAAACTTGACGCCCTCGAACCGCAGCGCAAAGGCGGAGAAGACGTTCCGCTGACCACCAACCAGGGCGTACGTATTGCCGACGATCAGAATTCACTACGCGCTGGCACCCGCGGCCCAACGCTGCTGGAAGATTTCATTCTGCGCGAGAAGATCACCCACTTTGACCATGAGCGTATTCCGGAGCGGATCGTTCATGCCCGCGGCTCTGCCGCCCACGGTTACTTTCAACCCTACAAAAGCCTGGCGGCATTGACCAAAGCCGATTTTCTCTCGGCTGCCGATAAGATCACTCCGGTCTTTGTGCGCTTTTCCACCGTGCAGGGCGGCGCGGGGTCGGCGGACACTGTGCGCGATATTCGCGGCTTCGCCACCAAGTTTTATACCGACGAGGGAGTTTTTGACCTGGTGGGCAACAACACCCCAGTCTTCTTTATCCAGGATGCGCTGAAGTTCCCCGACTTCGTCCACGCCGTGAAGCCTGAACCCCACTGGGCCATCCCTCAGGGGCAGAGCGCCCACGATACTTTCTGGGACTATGTCTCCCTGCAACCGGAAACGCTGCACAATGTGATGTGGGCGATGTCCGACCGCGGCATCCCGCGCAGCTACCGTACCATGGAAGGATTTGGTATTCACACCTTCCGTCTGATTAACGCCGAGGGCAAAGCCACCTTCGTTCGCTTCCACTGGAAACCGGTCGCCGGCAAGGCGTCGCTGGTGTGGGATGAAGCGCAGAAGCTGACCGGTCGCGACCCCGATTTTCATCGCCGCGATCTATGGGAGGCCATCGAAGCCGGGGACTACCCGGAATTTGAGCTTGGCCTGCAATTGATCCCCGAAGAGAATGAATTTGATTTTGACTTCGACCTGCTAGATCCCACCAAGCTCATCCCCGAGGCGCTGGTGCCGGTGCAGCGGGTTGGCAGAATGGTCCTCAACCGCAACCCGGATAACTTCTTTGCCGAAAATGAACAGGCGGCCTTCCATCCCGGACATATCGTCCCGGGCATTGATTTCAGCAACGATCCGCTGCTGCAGGGGCGCCTCTTCTCTTACACCGATACGCAAATTAGCCGCCTGGGTGGGCCGAACTTCCATGAAATCCCCATCAACCGTCCGACCTGCCCGTATCACAATTTCCAGCGTGACGGGATGCACCGGATGGATATTGACACCAATCCGGCCAACTACGAGCCCAACTCAATTAACGACAACTGGCCGCGTGAAACGCCGCCAGCCGCCAAACGCGGCGGCTTTGAGTCCCTCGCCGAGCGCGTCGACGGCGAAAAAATCCGCCAGCGCAGCCCTTCGTTCGGCGAATATTACGCTCAGCCCCGTCTGTTCTGGCTGAGCCAGACGCCGATTGAGCAGCAGCATATTATCGATGGTTTCAGCTTCGAGCTCAGCAAAGTGGTCCGCACCTGGATCCGCGAGCGGGTGGTCGATCACCTGGCCCATATCGATACCCGGCTTGCGGAAGCGGTCGGGGCGAATTTAGGTATCGAACTGAGCGACGATCAGCGCAACCTTACCCTGCCCGCCCCGGTCAATGGCGTGGAGAAAGACCCCAGCCTCAGCCTCTACGCCGACGCCGAAGGAGATGTGAAAGGTCGGGTGGTGGCCGTCCTGCTCAATGAACGCACCTCAGCGCAGGATCTGGTTCAGCTCCTGCAGGCGCTGCAGGCCCAGGGCGTGCACAGTAAGCTGCTTTACTCACGGATGGGCGAAGTCATCGCCGATGATGGCTCTCCGCTGCCGATCGCCGGCACTTTCGCCGGTTCTCCATCGCTAACGGTGGATGCCGTGGTGGTGCCTGGCGGCGATCTCAGCGCCCTGAGCCAGAGCGGCGATGCGCGCTATTACCTGCTGGAAGCCTATAAGCATCTGAAGCCGATTCTGCTGGCAGGTGATGCCCGGCAGCTGACGTCTGTTCTGCAGGTTCCGCCCCAGGGGGAAGAAGGGGTTATCGTCACCGATGCGCTCGACACGCCAGCGGCGGACAAACTGCTCGCCCTGATGACGGCCCACCGTGTGTGGTCGAGAAGCCCGAAAATCGCCGCTATTCCGGCATAG
- the chbG gene encoding chitin disaccharide deacetylase has protein sequence MERVLIVNADDFGLSKGQNYGIIEACRNGVVTSTTALVNGAAIDHAAQLSRSTPELAVGMHFVLTLGEPLSAMPGLTRDGRLGKWIWQQAEEGSLPLEEIAHELACQYRRFVELFGHEPTHIDSHHHVHMFAQIYPIVAAFAREKGIALRIDRLVAAQGGLDQQAARSSAGFSSEFYGEAVSEELFLQTLDASIARGERSLEVMCHPAYVDRIIMDSAYCYPRLDELDVLTSASLKAAVADRGYRLGTYRDV, from the coding sequence ATGGAACGCGTATTGATCGTCAATGCCGACGACTTCGGCCTTAGTAAAGGGCAGAACTACGGCATTATCGAAGCCTGCCGTAACGGCGTGGTGACATCGACCACCGCGCTGGTCAACGGCGCGGCCATTGACCACGCCGCCCAGCTGAGCCGCAGTACCCCGGAGCTGGCGGTCGGGATGCACTTTGTACTGACGCTGGGCGAGCCGCTGTCGGCCATGCCGGGATTAACCCGCGATGGTCGGCTGGGCAAATGGATCTGGCAGCAGGCGGAAGAAGGAAGCTTGCCGCTGGAGGAGATTGCCCACGAGCTGGCGTGTCAGTACCGCCGTTTTGTCGAACTCTTCGGCCATGAACCGACGCATATCGACAGCCACCACCATGTGCATATGTTCGCTCAGATCTATCCTATCGTGGCGGCCTTTGCCCGTGAGAAGGGGATTGCGTTACGCATTGACCGCCTGGTGGCGGCGCAGGGTGGGCTCGATCAACAGGCGGCGCGCAGCAGCGCAGGCTTCAGCAGCGAGTTTTACGGTGAAGCGGTCTCTGAGGAACTGTTTCTGCAGACGCTGGATGCCTCAATCGCCCGCGGGGAGCGCTCCCTGGAGGTGATGTGTCATCCGGCTTATGTCGATCGGATCATTATGGACAGCGCCTACTGCTATCCACGACTGGATGAGCTTGATGTGCTGACATCTGCCTCGCTGAAAGCGGCAGTGGCCGACCGGGGCTATCGTCTGGGAACTTACCGCGACGTGTAA
- a CDS encoding 6-phospho-beta-glucosidase: MSQKLKVVTIGGGSSYTPELLEGFLKRYHELPVTELWLVDVEEGQEKLDIIHALCERMVEKAGVPMKVYKTLDRRAALQGADFVTTQLRVGQLKAREKDERIPLSHGYLGQETNGAGGLFKGLRTIPVIFDIVKDVQEICPDAWIINFTNPAGMVTEAVYRHTNFKRFIGVCNIPIGMKMFITDVLQLSPSDELNIDLFGLNHLVFVRDVLVNGVSRFDELLDGVASGRLTANSVKNIFDLPFSEGLIRSLRLIPCSYLLYYFKPKEMLAIEMGEYYKGGARAQVVQKVEKQLFELYKNPDLNVKPKELEQRGGAYYSDAACEVINAIYNDKQTEHYVNIPHHGHVDNIPADWAVEMSCTLGRDGAKPTPRITHFDEKVLGLIYTIKGFEVAASQAAISGELNDVLLALNLSPLIHSDRDAEQLAREMILAHEKWLPNFAATIEKLKS, translated from the coding sequence ATGAGCCAGAAATTAAAAGTAGTCACTATTGGCGGCGGCAGCAGCTATACCCCGGAATTACTGGAAGGATTTCTGAAACGTTATCATGAACTGCCGGTAACCGAGCTGTGGCTGGTAGACGTGGAAGAGGGCCAGGAGAAGCTCGATATTATCCATGCGCTGTGCGAGCGGATGGTGGAAAAAGCCGGCGTGCCGATGAAAGTCTATAAAACACTGGATCGCCGCGCAGCCCTGCAGGGCGCAGATTTCGTCACCACCCAGCTGCGCGTGGGCCAGCTGAAGGCGCGTGAAAAAGATGAGCGCATCCCGCTGAGCCACGGCTACCTGGGCCAGGAAACCAACGGGGCAGGCGGGCTGTTTAAAGGGCTGCGCACCATCCCGGTGATTTTCGACATCGTGAAAGATGTGCAGGAGATTTGCCCCGACGCATGGATCATCAATTTCACCAACCCGGCGGGCATGGTCACCGAGGCGGTTTATCGCCACACCAATTTCAAACGCTTTATCGGCGTGTGCAACATTCCTATTGGCATGAAGATGTTCATCACCGACGTGCTGCAGCTGAGCCCGAGCGATGAGCTAAATATCGACCTGTTCGGTCTGAACCACCTGGTGTTCGTCCGCGATGTGCTGGTTAACGGTGTCTCGCGCTTCGACGAACTGCTGGACGGCGTGGCCTCTGGCCGCCTGACCGCGAACTCGGTGAAAAACATCTTCGACCTGCCGTTTAGCGAAGGGCTGATCCGTTCCCTGCGCCTGATCCCATGCTCCTACCTGCTCTACTACTTTAAGCCAAAAGAAATGCTGGCGATTGAGATGGGCGAGTACTACAAAGGCGGCGCGCGCGCCCAGGTGGTGCAGAAGGTGGAGAAACAACTGTTCGAGCTATATAAAAACCCGGATCTTAACGTCAAGCCGAAGGAGCTGGAGCAGCGCGGCGGGGCCTATTACTCCGATGCCGCTTGCGAAGTGATTAACGCTATCTATAACGACAAGCAGACTGAGCACTATGTAAATATCCCGCATCATGGCCATGTCGATAATATCCCGGCGGACTGGGCGGTAGAGATGAGCTGTACCTTAGGTCGCGACGGCGCGAAGCCAACGCCGCGCATTACACATTTCGATGAGAAGGTGTTAGGGCTTATCTACACCATCAAGGGGTTCGAAGTGGCGGCCAGCCAGGCGGCGATCAGCGGTGAGCTGAACGATGTCCTGCTGGCGCTGAACTTAAGCCCGCTGATCCATTCCGATCGGGACGCCGAGCAGCTGGCGCGGGAGATGATTCTGGCGCATGAGAAATGGCTGCCAAACTTTGCGGCGACTATCGAAAAACTCAAATCGTAA
- the chbR gene encoding transcriptional regulator ChbR, with protein MMTTEISTAREQQLFNGKNFHVVIYNKTESVSGLHQHDYYEFTVVLTGRYYQEINGKRVLLERGDFVFIPMGSHHQSFYEFGATRILNVGISRRFFEKHYLPLLPFGLVASQVYAVQSAFLGYVESVIASLNFRETEFDEFIELVSFYVINRLRHYREEPVADVTPQWLKNTVEAMHDKLKFGEGALENMVRLSGKTQEYLTRATQRYYGKTPMQIINDIRINFAKKQLEITNYSVTDIAYESGYSSPSLFIKTFKKLTSFTPSSYRKHLTSIN; from the coding sequence ATGATGACCACCGAGATCAGTACCGCCAGAGAACAACAGCTGTTCAACGGGAAGAACTTTCATGTGGTCATCTATAACAAAACGGAAAGCGTGAGCGGGCTTCACCAGCATGATTACTACGAATTTACCGTGGTATTAACCGGGCGCTATTACCAGGAGATCAATGGCAAACGGGTGCTGCTGGAGCGCGGGGATTTCGTCTTTATCCCGATGGGCTCGCACCACCAGAGCTTTTACGAGTTTGGGGCGACGCGCATCCTTAACGTTGGCATCAGCAGACGCTTCTTTGAGAAACACTACCTGCCGCTGCTGCCGTTTGGCCTGGTGGCTTCGCAAGTCTACGCCGTGCAGAGCGCTTTTCTCGGCTACGTTGAGTCGGTTATTGCCTCACTCAATTTTCGCGAAACGGAATTTGATGAATTTATCGAGCTGGTCTCCTTTTATGTCATTAACCGTTTACGTCACTATCGTGAAGAGCCGGTTGCCGACGTAACGCCGCAGTGGTTAAAAAATACCGTGGAGGCCATGCACGATAAACTGAAATTCGGTGAGGGCGCGCTCGAAAATATGGTTCGGCTTTCCGGAAAAACGCAGGAGTATTTAACCCGGGCAACCCAGCGCTATTATGGTAAAACGCCGATGCAGATAATTAATGATATCCGTATCAACTTTGCCAAAAAACAGCTGGAAATTACCAATTATTCGGTGACGGATATTGCGTATGAATCAGGGTACAGCAGCCCGAGCCTGTTTATTAAAACCTTTAAAAAACTGACGTCGTTTACGCCGAGCAGTTATCGCAAACATTTGACCAGTATTAATTAA
- the chbA gene encoding PTS N,N'-diacetylchitobiose transporter subunit IIA: MFDLDNIDAVETPENDLEEVVMGLIINSGQARSLAYAALKQAKQGDFAAAKAMMEQSRQALSEAHRVQTQLIESDEGEGKMKVSLVLVHAQDHLMTSMLARELVAELIELHEKVQ, encoded by the coding sequence ATGTTTGATCTGGACAACATCGACGCGGTAGAAACCCCGGAAAATGACCTCGAAGAGGTAGTGATGGGGCTGATTATCAACTCCGGACAAGCCCGCAGCCTGGCCTATGCCGCGCTGAAGCAGGCGAAACAAGGCGATTTTGCGGCGGCGAAAGCGATGATGGAGCAGTCGCGCCAGGCGCTGAGCGAGGCGCATCGCGTGCAGACCCAGCTTATCGAAAGCGACGAGGGCGAAGGGAAAATGAAGGTTAGCCTGGTGCTGGTGCATGCCCAGGACCACCTGATGACCTCCATGCTGGCCCGTGAGCTGGTCGCCGAATTGATTGAGCTGCACGAGAAGGTACAATAG
- the chbC gene encoding PTS N,N'-diacetylchitobiose transporter subunit IIC, translating to MSKVIDSLEKVLLPFAVKIGKQPHINAIKNGFIKLMPLTLAGAMFVLINNVFLSFGEGSFFYSMGIRLDASTIETLNGFKAIGGNVYNGTLGIMSLMAPFFIGSALAEERKVDPMAAGLLAVAAFMTVTPYSVGEAYAVGANWLGGQNIISGMIIGLVVAELFTFVIRRNWVIKLPDSVPGSVSRSFSALIPGFLILSIFGIISWALASYGSNFHQIIMDSISTPLAAMGSVVGWAYVIFNSLLWFFGVHGSLALTALDNGIMTPWALENIALYNQYGSVDAAIEAGKQFHFWAKPMLDSYILLGGSGATLGLIIAIFIASRRADHRQVAKLALPSGIFQINEPILFGLPIIMNPVMFIPFVLVQPILAAITLAAYSLGIIPPVTNLAPWTMPTGLGAFFNSNGSVAALLVALFNLGVATLVYLPFVVLSNKAQTVIEQEESEEDIANALKF from the coding sequence ATGAGTAAAGTGATCGACTCGCTTGAAAAGGTACTCCTTCCTTTTGCAGTAAAAATAGGAAAGCAGCCGCATATTAATGCGATTAAAAACGGATTTATTAAATTAATGCCGTTGACCCTCGCCGGGGCCATGTTTGTATTAATTAACAACGTTTTTTTGAGCTTCGGCGAAGGCTCTTTCTTTTATTCCATGGGCATTCGCCTGGATGCCTCCACCATTGAAACCTTAAACGGTTTTAAGGCTATTGGCGGAAACGTCTATAACGGTACCCTCGGGATCATGTCACTGATGGCGCCGTTCTTTATCGGCTCCGCGCTGGCGGAAGAGCGCAAAGTTGACCCGATGGCCGCTGGCCTGCTGGCGGTGGCGGCCTTCATGACCGTGACCCCGTATAGCGTGGGCGAAGCCTATGCGGTGGGCGCCAACTGGCTGGGTGGGCAGAACATCATCTCCGGGATGATTATCGGTCTGGTCGTTGCGGAACTGTTCACCTTCGTGATCCGTCGCAACTGGGTGATTAAACTGCCTGACAGCGTGCCGGGGTCGGTATCACGCTCTTTCTCCGCGCTGATCCCGGGGTTCTTGATCCTCTCCATCTTCGGCATTATCTCCTGGGCCCTGGCGAGCTATGGCAGCAACTTCCACCAGATCATCATGGACTCTATCTCCACGCCGCTGGCGGCGATGGGCAGCGTGGTTGGCTGGGCATACGTTATCTTTAACTCCCTGCTGTGGTTCTTCGGCGTGCACGGTTCTCTGGCGCTGACCGCCCTGGATAACGGCATCATGACCCCGTGGGCGCTGGAAAACATCGCGCTGTACAACCAGTACGGCTCTGTTGATGCGGCCATTGAAGCGGGCAAACAGTTCCACTTCTGGGCTAAGCCGATGCTCGACTCCTACATCCTGCTGGGTGGTTCCGGGGCGACGCTGGGTCTGATTATCGCCATCTTTATCGCTTCTCGCCGCGCTGACCATCGTCAGGTTGCGAAGCTGGCGCTGCCGTCAGGCATCTTCCAGATTAACGAACCGATTCTGTTTGGTCTGCCGATCATCATGAACCCGGTGATGTTCATCCCCTTCGTGCTGGTCCAGCCGATTCTGGCGGCCATTACGCTGGCGGCTTACAGCCTGGGGATTATCCCACCGGTGACCAACCTGGCGCCGTGGACTATGCCGACCGGTCTGGGGGCGTTCTTTAACAGTAACGGCAGCGTTGCCGCCCTGCTGGTGGCCCTGTTCAACCTTGGCGTCGCTACCCTGGTCTACCTGCCGTTTGTGGTGCTGTCGAATAAAGCGCAGACCGTTATCGAGCAGGAAGAGAGCGAAGAAGATATCGCTAATGCACTGAAATTCTGA
- the chbB gene encoding PTS N,N'-diacetylchitobiose transporter subunit IIB, with the protein MEKKHIYLFCSAGMSTSLLVSKMRAQAEKYEVPVIIEAYPETLAGEKGPEADVVLLGPQIAYMLPEIQRLLPNKPVEVIDSLLYGKVDGLGVLKAAVAAIKKAAAQ; encoded by the coding sequence ATGGAAAAGAAACACATTTATCTCTTCTGCTCGGCAGGCATGTCCACGTCACTGCTGGTCTCGAAAATGCGCGCGCAGGCAGAAAAATACGAAGTCCCGGTCATTATTGAAGCCTATCCCGAAACCCTCGCGGGTGAAAAGGGACCGGAAGCCGACGTGGTATTATTAGGACCACAAATTGCGTATATGTTACCGGAAATTCAGCGTCTGCTGCCGAATAAACCGGTAGAAGTCATCGATTCTCTTCTCTATGGCAAGGTGGATGGCTTAGGCGTATTAAAAGCCGCCGTCGCGGCCATTAAGAAAGCTGCAGCACAATAA
- the osmE gene encoding osmotically-inducible lipoprotein OsmE yields MNKSLAGILGVTVALTLLAGCTAYDRTKDQFTQPVVKDVKKGMSRQQVMQIAGKPSTEVTMVHARGTCQTYILGQRDGKVETYFVALDETGHVMNSGYQTCAEYDTDPRNAK; encoded by the coding sequence ATGAACAAAAGCTTAGCAGGAATACTGGGCGTCACCGTCGCGTTAACCTTACTCGCGGGCTGTACCGCTTACGACCGTACCAAAGACCAGTTTACTCAGCCGGTGGTGAAAGATGTTAAGAAAGGGATGTCGCGTCAGCAGGTGATGCAGATTGCCGGCAAACCTTCAACGGAAGTCACCATGGTCCATGCTCGCGGCACCTGTCAGACCTACATCCTCGGTCAACGAGATGGTAAAGTGGAGACCTATTTCGTTGCCCTCGACGAAACAGGCCATGTGATGAACTCCGGCTACCAGACCTGCGCCGAGTATGATACCGATCCACGCAACGCCAAGTAA
- the nadE gene encoding ammonia-dependent NAD(+) synthetase, with amino-acid sequence MTLQQEIIQALGAKPQIDVAGEIRRSVDFLKSYLQTYPFIKSLVLGISGGQDSTLTGKLCQIAINELRAETGDSSLQFIAVRLPYGVQADEQDCQDAIAFIQPDRVLTVNIKAAVLASEQALREAGIELSDFVRGNEKARERMKAQYSIAGMTKGVVVGTDHAAEAITGFFTKYGDGGTDINPIFRLNKRQGKQLLAHLGCPEHLYKKLPTADLEDDRPSLPDEVALGVTYENIDDYLEGKTLDPSIAKTIEGWYLKTEHKRRPPITVFDDFWKK; translated from the coding sequence ATGACGCTACAACAAGAGATTATTCAGGCGCTGGGCGCAAAGCCGCAGATTGATGTCGCAGGCGAGATCCGCCGCAGCGTCGATTTCCTGAAGTCCTACCTGCAGACCTACCCGTTTATTAAATCGCTGGTGCTGGGTATCAGCGGCGGTCAGGACTCCACCCTGACGGGAAAACTGTGCCAGATAGCGATTAACGAACTGCGTGCCGAAACCGGCGACAGCAGCCTGCAGTTTATCGCCGTCCGTTTACCCTACGGTGTGCAGGCGGATGAGCAGGACTGCCAGGACGCCATCGCCTTTATCCAGCCTGACCGGGTGTTGACAGTCAATATTAAAGCTGCGGTGCTGGCCAGCGAACAGGCGCTGCGCGAAGCAGGCATCGAACTGAGCGACTTCGTTCGCGGAAATGAAAAAGCCCGTGAGCGAATGAAGGCCCAGTACAGCATCGCCGGAATGACCAAAGGGGTAGTCGTCGGTACCGACCATGCGGCGGAAGCGATTACCGGCTTCTTCACCAAATATGGCGACGGCGGCACCGACATCAACCCAATTTTCCGCCTGAACAAACGTCAGGGCAAACAGCTGCTGGCCCATCTTGGCTGCCCGGAACATCTGTATAAGAAGCTGCCCACCGCCGACCTGGAAGACGATCGCCCCTCCCTGCCGGATGAAGTGGCCCTGGGTGTCACCTACGAGAACATCGACGATTATCTGGAAGGCAAAACGCTGGACCCGAGCATCGCCAAAACGATCGAGGGCTGGTATCTGAAAACCGAACACAAGCGTCGGCCGCCGATCACCGTCTTTGACGATTTCTGGAAAAAATAG
- the cho gene encoding excinuclease Cho: MARKQSAPRLEFEAAAIYEYPEHLRPWLEALPKLPGVYQFHGDSDTMPLYIGKSVNLRSRVLSHLRTPEEAAMLRQSRRITWQRTAGELGALLLEARLIKEQQPLFNKRLRRNKQLCAWLLADDRPQIVYAREVDFSHQQHLYGLFANRRAALQMLQSLADEQRLCYGLLGLEPLSRGRACFRSALGRCAGACCGKESVEAHRERLLAQMSRLQLVCWPWAGPVALEERGPDMTQYHVIHNWLWLGAVESLDQAAELTRLPAGFDQDGYKILCKPLLGGDYPLHPLG, encoded by the coding sequence GTGGCCAGAAAGCAATCTGCCCCGCGTCTGGAGTTTGAAGCGGCGGCGATCTATGAATATCCCGAACATCTTCGCCCGTGGCTGGAGGCGCTGCCGAAGCTGCCAGGCGTTTATCAGTTTCACGGCGACAGCGACACGATGCCGCTCTATATCGGTAAGAGCGTCAACCTCCGCAGCCGGGTGTTATCCCACCTGCGCACGCCCGAAGAGGCCGCGATGCTGCGTCAGTCGCGGCGTATCACCTGGCAGCGCACCGCAGGCGAGCTGGGAGCGCTGCTGCTGGAGGCGCGGTTAATTAAAGAGCAGCAGCCGCTGTTCAACAAGCGGCTACGGCGTAACAAGCAGCTCTGCGCCTGGTTACTTGCGGACGACCGGCCGCAGATTGTCTATGCCCGCGAGGTTGATTTCTCGCACCAGCAGCATCTCTATGGTCTTTTCGCCAACCGGCGGGCGGCGCTGCAGATGCTGCAGAGCCTCGCTGACGAACAGCGCCTCTGTTATGGCCTGCTCGGCCTGGAGCCGCTCAGCCGCGGCCGCGCCTGCTTTCGCTCCGCGCTGGGCCGCTGCGCCGGGGCCTGTTGTGGAAAGGAGAGCGTGGAGGCGCACAGAGAGCGCCTGCTGGCGCAGATGAGCAGACTGCAGCTGGTATGCTGGCCGTGGGCGGGGCCGGTGGCGCTGGAGGAGCGCGGCCCGGACATGACGCAGTATCACGTCATTCATAACTGGCTGTGGCTGGGCGCCGTTGAATCGCTCGACCAGGCCGCTGAGCTGACCCGTCTGCCCGCCGGATTTGACCAGGATGGTTACAAGATCCTCTGTAAGCCTTTGCTCGGCGGAGATTATCCGCTGCACCCGCTTGGCTGA
- the spy gene encoding ATP-independent periplasmic protein-refolding chaperone Spy, which yields MMKKLTALFVASTLALGAANLAHAADTTTAPSDSKPMMHHKGGPGQHDMMFKGLNLTDAQKQQIRDIMKSQRENMKRPSLDERRAMHDLIASDTFDKAKAEAQIDKMEAQHKAMALSRLETQNKIYNILTPEQKKQFNANFEKHLTERNAPAGKMPAPAE from the coding sequence ATGATGAAGAAACTCACTGCACTGTTTGTTGCCTCTACTCTGGCTCTGGGCGCGGCTAACCTGGCACATGCCGCCGACACCACCACCGCGCCGAGCGACAGCAAGCCGATGATGCATCATAAAGGCGGCCCGGGTCAGCATGACATGATGTTTAAAGGCCTGAACCTGACCGATGCGCAGAAACAACAGATCCGCGACATCATGAAGAGCCAGCGTGAGAACATGAAGCGTCCGTCCCTCGACGAACGCCGCGCGATGCACGATTTGATCGCCAGCGACACCTTCGATAAGGCGAAAGCGGAAGCGCAGATCGATAAGATGGAAGCGCAGCATAAAGCGATGGCGCTGTCCCGCCTGGAAACGCAGAACAAGATCTACAACATTCTGACTCCAGAGCAGAAAAAACAGTTCAATGCTAATTTTGAGAAGCATCTGACAGAACGCAACGCGCCGGCAGGTAAAATGCCTGCACCTGCTGAATAA